One segment of Streptomyces sp. NBC_00576 DNA contains the following:
- the ltrA gene encoding group II intron reverse transcriptase/maturase has translation MGQLKSQIKSFDISKWEVKEAWEEVKANKGAPGVDGQSIDDFEKDLKGNLYKVWNRMSSGSYFPPPVRAVEIPKPNGGGMRLLGIPAVADRVAQTVVARHLMRRVDPVFHPDSYGYRPGRSALDAVERCRKRCWKRDWVVEFDITKFFDSVPWDLLVKAVETHTDAVWVNLYVRRWLAAPLVMPDGSRLERERGTPQGAPVSPVLANLFLHYAFDTWMSRKFPSVWFERYADDAVLHCVTERQARHVLAALRNRLVEVGLQLHPDKTRIVYCKDSDRRGSYEHTSFTFLGYTFRPRKSRNRHGKQFLSFEPAISRQALTRIGREVRSWQLHYRTEISFADLARRINPAVRGWINYYGRFRPWELLPFLMRINAYLVRWIRRKYKRLDGTKRAHAKLVEIAKRYPRMFAHWSLSTDACTI, from the coding sequence ATGGGCCAGTTGAAGTCTCAGATCAAGTCGTTTGATATCTCGAAGTGGGAAGTCAAGGAGGCGTGGGAGGAAGTCAAGGCCAATAAGGGCGCACCCGGCGTGGACGGGCAGAGCATCGACGACTTCGAGAAAGACCTGAAGGGCAACCTCTACAAGGTCTGGAACCGTATGTCATCGGGCTCGTACTTCCCGCCGCCGGTGCGCGCGGTGGAGATCCCGAAGCCAAACGGAGGCGGCATGAGATTGCTCGGCATTCCTGCTGTCGCCGATCGTGTGGCGCAGACCGTCGTGGCCCGGCATCTGATGCGAAGGGTGGACCCTGTATTCCACCCGGACAGCTATGGATACCGGCCTGGACGGTCCGCCTTGGACGCAGTGGAAAGGTGCCGGAAGCGCTGCTGGAAGCGGGACTGGGTGGTGGAGTTCGACATCACCAAGTTCTTCGACAGCGTGCCCTGGGACCTGCTGGTCAAGGCGGTGGAGACTCACACCGACGCCGTTTGGGTGAACTTGTACGTGCGGCGGTGGCTCGCTGCCCCGCTCGTCATGCCCGACGGCTCGCGGCTGGAACGGGAACGCGGGACCCCGCAAGGGGCCCCGGTGTCTCCCGTCCTGGCGAACCTGTTCCTGCACTACGCGTTCGATACCTGGATGTCCAGGAAGTTCCCGAGCGTCTGGTTCGAACGCTATGCGGACGACGCGGTGCTGCACTGCGTCACCGAGCGCCAGGCCCGTCATGTGCTGGCCGCGCTCAGGAACAGGCTGGTCGAAGTCGGGTTGCAGCTGCACCCGGACAAGACCCGGATCGTCTACTGCAAGGACTCGGACCGGCGTGGCTCCTACGAGCACACGTCGTTTACGTTCCTCGGGTACACGTTTCGCCCCAGGAAGAGCCGGAATCGGCACGGCAAGCAGTTCTTGTCGTTCGAGCCGGCCATCAGCAGACAGGCCCTGACCCGGATTGGTCGCGAGGTGCGTTCCTGGCAACTGCACTACCGCACCGAAATCTCCTTCGCAGACCTCGCCCGCAGGATCAACCCTGCGGTTCGGGGCTGGATCAACTACTACGGCCGGTTCCGGCCGTGGGAGTTGTTGCCCTTCTTGATGCGCATCAACGCCTACCTGGTGCGTTGGATCCGCCGGAAGTACAAACGGCTCGACGGCACGAAGAGGGCCCACGCGAAGCTCGTGGAGATCGCCAAGCGGTACCCACGGATGTTCGCTCACTGGAGCCTCTCCACCGACGCCTGCACGATCTGA